A stretch of Anoplopoma fimbria isolate UVic2021 breed Golden Eagle Sablefish chromosome 4, Afim_UVic_2022, whole genome shotgun sequence DNA encodes these proteins:
- the gpr101 gene encoding probable G-protein coupled receptor 101: MQAMPSSQAPDMGTNFTDVPWEPGFTGSDGDLVWSSTVNSVVKMLLISLIVCVSLFGNVVVLLVFQRKPQLLHVANRFVLNLLLADLLQTILVMPFAIAATVPSVWPLDARLCQALVVLMHLFAFAGVNTIIVVSVDRYLAIIHPLSYPTRMTPHLGTNLIICTWVLSFLQSTPPLYGWGAIDFDRRHHVCSVVWSSSLSYSAVVSTFSFWLPVLIMLGCYWMVFRAARRQNALVHPIQTQSYSQPWPQDFQGPTSPQPQPQPQPQPQPPPQPQPQQVSSPDGPYSTRGYPVRVRHRRFHYHCKAARVVFVIVASYILSMGPYSILNTISMSARAAVPPWLSSLALVLFFLQCCLHPYIYGYMHRSVRKEFLALLCGLFCKQGRPNQSSAVESCFTTTEGRFGAHSHLPSLTARVFPLRTWEECTTSSSPTFERKSRDSRKETISTSVSSERELTVHSKQST, encoded by the coding sequence ATGCAGGCAATGCCAAGCTCTCAGGCGCCCGATATGGGCACGAATTTCACAGATGTGCCCTGGGAGCCTGGTTTCACCGGCTCCGATGGAGACCTGGTCTGGTCCTCCACGGTTAACAGCGTGGTTAAGATGTTGCTCATATCCCTcatagtgtgtgtgtccttgttcGGGAATGTGGTGGTTCTGCTGGTGTTCCAGAGGAAGCCTCAGCTCCTTCATGTGGCGAACCGCTTCGTCCTCAACCTCCTCCTGGCAGACCTGCTCCAGACCATATTAGTCATGCCTTTTGCGATCGCGGCCACCGTGCCAAGTGTGTGGCCCCTGGACGCCCGACTGTGCCAAGCTCTGGTGGTGTTAATGCACCTTTTTGCATTCGCCGGGGTCAACACCATCATAGTCGTCTCCGTGGATCGCTACCTGGCCATCATCCACCCTCTGTCCTATCCCACCCGCATGACCCCTCACCTGGGCACCAACCTGATCATCTGCACCTGGGTGCTCAGTTTCCTGCAGAGCACGCCGCCCCTCTACGGCTGGGGGGCCATCGACTTTGACCGGCGTCACCACGTGTGCTCGGTGGTGTGGTCCTCCAGCCTGTCGTACTCCGCTGTGGTGTCCACCTTCTCCTTCTGGCTGCCTGTGCTCATCATGCTCGGATGCTACTGGATGGTGTTCAGAGCGGCTCGGAGGCAAAACGCACTCGTGCACCCCATACAAACACAATCCTACTCTCAGCCCTGGCCGCAGGACTTCCAGGGACCCACCAGTCCACAGCCCCAACCACAGCCCCAACCACAGCCCCAGCCGCCACCACAGCCCCAGCCCCAGCAGGTCAGTTCACCTGATGGTCCCTATTCAACCAGGGGATACCCAGTTCGAGTTAGGCACAGACGCTTCCACTACCACTGCAAGGCGGCTCGTGTAGTTTTCGTGATCGTGGCCTCGTACATCCTCAGCATGGGGCCTTACAGCATACTTAATACTATATCTATGAGTGCCAGAGCGGCTGTACCCCCCTGGCTGTCCTCCCTCGCCCTCGTGCTCTTCTTCTTGCAGTGCTGCCTCCACCCGTACATTTACGGTTACATGCACCGCAGCGTGAGGAAGGAGTTCCTCGCCCTGCTCTGCGGGCTGTTCTGCAAACAGGGCCGCCCCAACCAGAGCTCTGCCGTGGAGAGCTGCTTCACAACTACAGAGGGACGTTTCGGCGCTCACTCCCACCTGCCCAGTCTGACCGCTCGAGTCTTCCCTCTGCGGACTTGGGAGGAGTGCACAACGTCGTCCTCGCCCACTTTTGAGAGGAAGTCAAGGGACAGCCGTAAAGAGACGATCTCCACCAGCGTCAGCTCTGAGAGGGAGCTCACGGTCCACAGCAAACAGAGCACATAG